One window of the Triticum dicoccoides isolate Atlit2015 ecotype Zavitan chromosome 3B, WEW_v2.0, whole genome shotgun sequence genome contains the following:
- the LOC119277053 gene encoding nucleobase-ascorbate transporter 2-like: protein MSEVKPEEISHPAMEQLQGFEYCIDSNPPWGEAIILGFQHYILALGTAVMIPAVLVPMMGGNDGDRVRVVQTLLFVTGINTLLQSLFGTRLPTVIGGSYAFVIPVMAIVQDSSLAAISDDHERFLQSMRAIQGALIVSSSIQIILGYSQLWGIFSRFFSPLGMAPVVALLGFGLFERGFPVVGRCVEVGLPMLILFVVLSQYLKNVQIREIPILERFSLFICIALVWAYAQILTSGGAYNHSTEVTQINCRTDRANLISSAPWIKIPYPLQWGAPTFSAGQSFGMVSAVLVSLIESTASYSAAARLASATPPPAHILSRGIGWQGIGILLCGLFGTGTGSTVSVENVGLLGSTRIGSRRVIQICAGFMIFFSMLGKFGALFASIPFTIFAAVYCVLFGLVAAVGLSFLQFTNMNSMRNLFIVGVSIFLGLSVPEYFFRYSMAAQRGPAHTKAGWFNDYINTIFSSPPTVGLMVAVFLDNTLEVKDAGRDRGMPWWVPFRSFKGDSRNEEFYSLPFNLNRFFPPS from the exons ATGTCGGAGGTGAAGCCGGAGGAGATCAGCCACCCGGCCATGGAGCAGCTGCAGGGGTTCGAGTACTGCATCGACTCCAACCCTCCATGGG GGGAGGCCATCATACTGGGCTTCCAGCACTACATCCTGGCGCTGGGCACGGCCGTCATGATCCCGGCGGTGCTGGTGCCCATGATGGGCGGGAACGAC GGAGACAGGGTGAGGGTGGTGCAGACGCTGCTATTCGTCACCGGCATCAACACGCTGCTGCAGTCGCTCTTCGGGACGCGGCTGCCGACGGTCATAGGCGGCTCATACGCCTTCGTCATCCCGGTGATGGCCATCGTGCAGGACTCCTCGCTCGCAGCCATATCTGACGACCACGAG AGGTTCCTCCAGAGCATGCGGGCCATACAGGGGGCACTGATAGTGTCGTCCAGCATTCAGATCATCCTTGGTTACAGCCAGCTCTGGGGTATTTTCTCCAG ATTCTTCAGTCCGCTGGGAATGGCGCCGGTGGTTGCGCTGCTCGGTTTTGGTCTCTTCGAAAGAGGATTCCCTGTG GTTGGGAGATGCGTTGAGGTTGGCCTGCCAATGTTAATCCTCTTTGTTGTGCTTTCCCAG TATCTGAAGAATGTACAGATAAGAGAGATCCCCATACTGGAACGGTTCTCCCTGTTCATCTGTATCGCATTGGTCTGGGCGTATGCTCAAATCCTCACTTCTGGTGGCGCGTATAATCATAGCACCGAGGTCACTCAGATCAACTGCCGCACTGACCGTGCCAATCTCATCTCTTCTGCGCCATG GATTAAGATCCCATATCCCCTGCAGTGGGGGGCACCAACCTTCAGTGCCGGGCAATCGTTCGGTATGGTGTCTGCGGTTTTGGTGTCGCTAATAGAG TCCACAGCTTCTTACAGCGCTGCAGCTCGGCTTGCAAGTGCAACTCCACCCCCAGCTCACATCCTGAGCAGAGGCATCGGGTGGCAG GGGATTGGCATCCTCCTTTGTGGGCTCTTTGGAACAGGGACCGGCTCCACTGTCTCAGT GGAGAACGTGGGGTTACTAGGATCAACGAGGATCGGGAGCCGCCGCGTCATACAAATCTGTGCTGGCTTCATGATCTTCTTCTCCATGCTGG GGAAATTTGGAGCGCTGTTCGCTTCCATCCCGTTCACCATCTTTGCCGCCGTGTACTGCGTCCTGTTCGGACTAGTTG CTGCGGTGGGGCTCTCCTTCTTGCAGTTCACCAACATGAACTCCATGCGCAACCTGTTCATCGTCGGCGTGTCCATCTTCCTTGGCCTGTCCGTGCCGGAGTACTTCTTCCGCTACAGCATGGCTGCCCAGCGTGGTCCTGCGCACACTAAAGCTGGATGG TTCaacgactacatcaacaccatcTTCTCGTCGCCGCCGACGGTGGGGCTGATGGTGGCCGTGTTCCTGGACAACACGCTGGAGGTGAAGGACGCGGGCAGGGACCGCGGGATGCCGTGGTGGGTGCCCTTCCGCTCCTTCAAGGGGGACAGCAGGAACGAGGAGTTCTACAGCCTGCCATTCAACCTCAACCGCTTCTTCCCTCCCTCGTAA